From Actinopolymorpha cephalotaxi, one genomic window encodes:
- a CDS encoding GH39 family glycosyl hydrolase, with product MSKPMAGARADWEARISTRSDNSRATEPPQLPPPAGLVAEPGVGQVTLRWEPVDGAVGYLVHRADAPEGPFTPVDHLGGDVLSVPDLWYVDTSGEPGRTYHYAVASVPEVTVTGEVGPAVEATPVAPGGALPTVTLATDAGAEGFTLHKPWQPMIGSERLSQLLCTETSGGREIGTELFAALRRVADEIGVTSVRAHAILHDDLGVYREVDGEPVYDFAEVDEVYDAILGIGLRPVVEIGFMPRDLASDPDKTVFEYGAIISPPKDWQRWGDLVYALVSHLVERYGIDQVRHWEFEVWNEANLEVFWSGTRQEWMHLYDVTAFAVKAVDPQLIVGGPSSAAAGWVDELLAHVAGSGAPLDFVSTHTYGSPPLDLRPTLKRFGREDAKILWTEWGVTPTHFNPVNDSASSAMFLLQGMRSSAGRLDALSYWVASDHFEELGRPPRLLHGGFGLITVGGLAKSRYHALYLLSRLGDTELPTTVDGDGAGALVQHWVSRRADGSLSVLVWNHTLDQRKADGGAGLDRRVRLEVAGLEGVTGEQAARPATLTRLDREHGDISVLAERLGVHDWPTDTQWKQLAEVDTLVADKVAGHFEDGVLVLEFDLPQPGAALIEVSR from the coding sequence GTGAGCAAGCCCATGGCCGGCGCCCGTGCAGACTGGGAAGCGCGGATCTCCACCCGGTCGGACAACAGTCGCGCGACCGAGCCGCCCCAGCTTCCTCCTCCCGCCGGGCTGGTCGCCGAGCCGGGCGTCGGCCAGGTGACCCTGCGCTGGGAGCCCGTCGACGGTGCCGTCGGCTACCTCGTCCACCGCGCCGACGCCCCCGAGGGTCCGTTCACCCCGGTCGACCACCTCGGCGGTGACGTGCTCTCGGTGCCCGACCTGTGGTACGTCGACACCTCCGGTGAACCCGGCAGGACCTACCACTACGCGGTCGCGTCGGTCCCGGAAGTCACCGTCACCGGCGAGGTCGGCCCCGCCGTGGAGGCCACCCCGGTCGCGCCGGGCGGCGCGCTGCCCACGGTCACGCTGGCCACGGACGCCGGCGCCGAGGGATTCACGTTGCACAAGCCGTGGCAGCCGATGATCGGCAGTGAGCGGCTCAGCCAGCTGCTGTGCACAGAGACCTCCGGTGGCCGCGAGATCGGCACCGAGCTGTTCGCGGCGCTGCGCCGGGTGGCCGACGAGATCGGGGTGACGTCGGTCCGCGCGCACGCCATCCTGCACGACGATCTGGGCGTCTACCGCGAGGTCGACGGCGAGCCGGTGTACGACTTCGCCGAGGTCGACGAGGTGTACGACGCGATCCTCGGGATCGGCCTGCGCCCGGTGGTGGAGATCGGTTTCATGCCCCGCGACCTGGCCAGCGACCCGGACAAGACGGTGTTCGAGTACGGCGCGATCATCTCCCCGCCGAAGGACTGGCAGCGCTGGGGCGACCTGGTGTACGCCCTGGTGTCGCACCTGGTCGAGCGTTACGGCATCGACCAGGTTCGCCACTGGGAGTTCGAGGTGTGGAACGAGGCCAACCTCGAGGTCTTCTGGTCCGGGACCCGGCAGGAGTGGATGCACCTGTACGACGTGACGGCGTTCGCCGTGAAGGCGGTCGACCCGCAGCTGATCGTGGGCGGGCCGTCCTCGGCGGCCGCCGGGTGGGTGGACGAACTCCTGGCCCACGTCGCCGGCTCCGGCGCGCCGCTGGACTTCGTCTCGACCCACACCTACGGCAGCCCGCCGCTCGACCTGCGCCCGACACTGAAGCGGTTCGGGCGGGAGGACGCGAAGATCCTCTGGACCGAGTGGGGCGTCACCCCGACGCACTTCAACCCGGTGAACGACTCCGCGTCCTCGGCGATGTTCCTGTTGCAGGGCATGCGGTCCTCGGCCGGGCGCCTGGACGCACTGTCGTACTGGGTCGCCTCCGACCACTTCGAGGAGCTGGGCCGTCCGCCCCGGTTGCTGCACGGCGGCTTCGGACTGATCACCGTCGGCGGCCTGGCGAAGTCCCGCTACCACGCGCTTTACCTGCTGTCCCGGCTCGGCGACACCGAGCTCCCCACCACGGTGGACGGGGACGGTGCCGGTGCGCTGGTGCAGCACTGGGTCAGCCGGCGGGCCGACGGCTCGCTGTCCGTCCTGGTGTGGAACCACACGCTGGACCAGCGCAAGGCCGACGGTGGCGCGGGCCTGGACCGGCGCGTCCGGCTGGAGGTGGCAGGTCTGGAGGGCGTGACCGGTGAGCAAGCCGCGCGCCCGGCCACCCTCACCCGGCTGGACCGCGAGCACGGCGACATCTCGGTGCTGGCCGAACGCCTCGGCGTGCACGACTGGCCCACCGACACCCAGTGGAAGCAGCTCGCCGAGGTCGACACGCTGGTCGCGGACAAGGTGGCCGGACACTTCGAGGACGGCGTACTCGTGCTCGAGTTCGACCTGCCGCAGCCCGGCGCCGCCCTGATCGAGGTCTCGCGGTGA